In Streptomyces sp. NBC_00448, the following are encoded in one genomic region:
- a CDS encoding DUF5955 family protein, whose product MLENGRGAAVGSGPGADLAEAVGRMRRELITYRPMLPDRAVAEAELDALARAAGAVDRAPGSVDSERLRHSLLLVVAAIGSVSALTEALDALREAVERIAPPRP is encoded by the coding sequence GTGCTCGAGAACGGGCGCGGAGCCGCGGTCGGCAGCGGGCCGGGCGCGGATCTGGCGGAGGCGGTCGGCCGTATGCGCCGCGAACTGATCACGTACCGGCCGATGTTGCCGGACCGGGCCGTCGCCGAGGCCGAACTCGACGCGCTCGCCCGCGCGGCCGGTGCCGTGGACCGGGCGCCCGGCTCGGTGGACTCCGAGCGGTTACGCCATTCGCTGCTTCTGGTCGTGGCGGCGATCGGTTCGGTGAGCGCGCTGACCGAAGCGCTCGACGCGCTGCGCGAGGCCGTCGAACGGATCGCCCCGCCGCGCCCCTGA
- a CDS encoding IclR family transcriptional regulator — protein sequence MPADRTGGVQSLERAFDLLERMADAGGEVGLSELSASSGLPLPTIHRLMRTLVDCGYVRQQPNRRYALGPRLIRLGESASRLLGTWARPYLAELVEATGETANMALLDGDEVVYVAQVPSRHSMRMFTEVGRRVLPHSTGVGKALLAQVPPEQVRALLGRTGMPAATEHTITDPDAFLAELDRIRGLGYAVDDNEQEAGVRCLAVTVPDSPTAAAISISGPAGRVTEAATDKIVPVLQDVARQLARALAT from the coding sequence GTGCCTGCTGACCGCACCGGAGGCGTCCAGTCGCTTGAACGCGCCTTCGACCTGCTGGAGCGGATGGCCGACGCGGGTGGCGAGGTCGGGCTGAGCGAACTGTCGGCCAGCAGCGGGCTGCCGCTGCCGACCATCCACCGCCTGATGCGCACCCTGGTGGACTGCGGCTACGTCCGCCAGCAGCCGAACCGGCGGTACGCCCTCGGGCCCCGGCTGATCAGGCTCGGCGAGAGCGCGTCCCGGCTGCTGGGCACCTGGGCCCGCCCGTACCTCGCGGAGCTCGTCGAGGCGACCGGCGAGACCGCGAACATGGCGCTGCTCGACGGCGACGAGGTGGTGTACGTCGCGCAGGTGCCCTCCCGGCACTCGATGCGGATGTTCACCGAGGTCGGGCGGCGGGTGCTGCCGCACTCCACCGGGGTCGGCAAAGCGCTGCTGGCGCAGGTCCCGCCGGAGCAGGTGCGGGCGCTGCTCGGGCGGACCGGGATGCCGGCCGCGACCGAGCACACCATCACCGACCCGGACGCGTTCCTCGCCGAACTCGACCGCATCCGGGGCCTGGGCTACGCCGTCGACGACAACGAGCAGGAGGCCGGGGTGCGTTGCCTCGCGGTCACCGTGCCCGACTCCCCCACCGCCGCGGCCATCTCCATCTCCGGCCCGGCCGGGCGGGTCACCGAAGCGGCCACCGACAAGATCGTGCCCGTACTCCAGGACGTGGCACGGCAGTTGGCGCGGGCGCTGGCGACCTGA